A genomic segment from Glycine soja cultivar W05 chromosome 18, ASM419377v2, whole genome shotgun sequence encodes:
- the LOC114397029 gene encoding uncharacterized protein LOC114397029, translating to MAANDHAILHDRAYMPTKRSLLELAAQDRKLPKKFKDPGSVTIPCTIGNELVGKALTDLGENFNLMPLSMCRRIGNLKIDPTKMTLQLVDRSITRPHGVVEGVLVKVRNFTFLVDFVVMDIEEDTKIPLILGRPFMLTVNCVVNIGNGNLEMSVDNQKVTFNLFEAIKYSEEDKRCFKVEEVDKEDVGALSTTETSLEKALINVVDCLTSEEEKDLRACLEDLDCEENIPIGGTSFEKLKSRSPSEKTKVELKILPNHLKYVFLEENETKPVVINSELIAEEENRLVEVLKRHREAIGCHILDLKGIILA from the exons ATGGCGGCCAATGATCATGCCATCCTTCATGATCGAGCATACATGCCAACAAAGAGAAGCCTTCTGGAACTCGCAGCCCAAGAT AGGAAACTACCCAAGAAATTTAAAGACCCTGGGAGCGTGACAATCCCTTGCACCATAGGGAATGAGTTAGTAGGGAAGGCTCTCACTGACTTAGGGGAAAACTTCAACTTGATGCCCCTGTCAATGTGTAGAAGAATTGGAAATTTGAAGATAGACCCTACCAAGATGACGCTCCAGCTCGTAGATCGATCAATCACAAGACCACACGGGGTAGTAGAAGGTGTCCTTGTCAAAGTCCGCAACTTTACTTTTCTGGTGGATTTTGTCGTCATGGACATAGAAGAAGATACGAAGATTCCTCTTATCCTAGGTAGACCCTTCATGCTGACTGTCAACTGTGTGGTAAATATAGGGAATGGAAATCTGGAAATGAGCGTTGACAACCAAAAGGTAACCTTCAACCTTTTTGAAGCAATCAAATACTCAGAGGAAGATAAGAGGTGCTTCAAGGTGGAGGAGGTCGATAAAGAAGACGTTGGTGCTCTTTCAACTACAGAAACTTCACTGGAGAAAGCTTTAATCAATGTTGTAGATTGTCTAACCAGTGAAGAAGAGAAGGATCTAAGGGCTTGCTTGGAAGACTTAGATTGTGAAGAAAATATTCCTATAGGGGGGACCagttttgaaaaattgaaaagcaGGAGTCCATCCGAGAAGACCAAGGTGGAGCTAAAGATCCTACCCAACCACCTAAAGTATGTGTTCTTGGAGGAGAACGAGACCAAACCTGTGGTAATCAACAGTGAGCTCATAGCAGAAGAAGAAAACAGGTTGGTAGAGGTCCTCAAGAGACACAGGGAAGCAATAGGGTGTCATATATTAGATCTCAAAGGAATCATCCTTGCCTAA